Below is a genomic region from bacterium.
GAGAACGCCAATAGATGGGGGAAAATCTTCGATGAATATTCCATAACAAGACCTGAACTTTCGGCGCAATTTAAGCGTCGATTTGCAGGTGAAGTTCCTGAGGGTTGGGAAAAATCACTACCATCTTTTTCGCCGAGTGATAAACCTATTGCAACCCGCAGAGCTAGCGAGTTTGTAATGCAATCGATAGCTGAGGTTGTTCCTGAGCTTATTGGAGGGTGTGCCGACCTTAATCCATCGACTTTTGCGTGGCTTAAAGATAAGGGTGATTTTCAAAGTCCATCGAATAACAGTGAGGGTTTGGAAGGTAAAGTGGGTGTGGTATGGGATTACACCGGCAGAAATATCCACTTTGGTGTTCGTGAACATGCTATGGGTGCTCTTGCTGTGGGGATGGCCTTACACGGGGGACTAAGGCCTTTCACGGGAACATTTTTTGTGTTCTCAGATTATATGCGCCCACCAATCCGGCTTGCGGCTTTGTCAAAAATTCCCGTTGTATTTATCTTCAGTCACGACAGTATCGGCGTGGGTGAGGATGGTCCTACGCACCAACCTATTGAGCATCTCGCATGTCTTCGTGCGGTGCCGAGGCTGGCGACTATACGCCCGGCAGATGCCAACGAGGTTGTGGAGGCATGGAGAATAGCGCTGGAGAGAAAACTCCCCACAACGCTCGTTTTCAGCCGCCAAAACCTGCCAATCTTCGATAGAAATAAATTTGGTTCGGCATCCGGTCTCAGGCGAGGCGCTTATGTGCTGTGGGATTCTTCTTCTAGCCCTGAATTAATAATAATTGCAACAGGCTCCGAGGTTTGCATTGCTCTCGAAGCCGGAGAAAAGCTCGCGCAAGAGGGAAAAAGTATTCGTGTTGTCTCGATGCCTTCGTGGGAGCTTTTTGAGGCTCAATCCGAGGCTTATAAAAATGGAGTTCTGCCACCGAATGTCAACAAACGCATTGCGGTCGAGGCTGGTATCCGTCAGGGGTGGGACAGGTTTATCGGCCAAAAAGGCGAGTTTATTGGTATGTCGGGTTTTGGTGCAAGCGCACCGGGGAATGTTCTTTATCGCAAATTCGGTATCACTGTTGAAAATGTCGTTGATATGGCCCAAAAAATGTTAGGAAAAGCAAATGAGTAAACTTCATGAACTTCTCGAATTCGGCCAGTCGGTTTGGCTCGATTTTATTGAAAGAAATCTCATCGAATCCGGCGAACTGAAAGATTATGTTGAGCTTGGTGTTTGTGGTGTAACATCGAATCCCTCTATTTTCAAGACGGCGATAGCCAACGGCACGGCCTATGATAGCAAGATAAATGAACTCGTTACTGGAGGCCATGACGCTGAAGAAATCTTCGAAGCACTTGCGC
It encodes:
- the tkt gene encoding transketolase, producing MEVNKVPFHEIDDRCVNTIRFLSVDAIQRAKSGHPGLPLGAASMAYVLWSRHLKFDPTKPDWSDHDRFVLSAGHGSALLYSLLHLNGYKVTLDDLKNFRQWGSLTPGHPENFLTPGVEATTGPLGQGFANAVGMAIAEAHLSAEFNVSGVSKIIDHRTYTICGDGDLMEGITYEAAALAGHLRLWKLITLFDDNRISLAGSTTLSTSENIAKRFESIGWQVLQVMDGNDLDEIDSAIESAKAELDRPSFIMVKTTIGYGAPTKAGSSSSHGSPLGEEELAGAKRALGWPIEPSFFVPDDVRQHFAKLIEVSSENANRWGKIFDEYSITRPELSAQFKRRFAGEVPEGWEKSLPSFSPSDKPIATRRASEFVMQSIAEVVPELIGGCADLNPSTFAWLKDKGDFQSPSNNSEGLEGKVGVVWDYTGRNIHFGVREHAMGALAVGMALHGGLRPFTGTFFVFSDYMRPPIRLAALSKIPVVFIFSHDSIGVGEDGPTHQPIEHLACLRAVPRLATIRPADANEVVEAWRIALERKLPTTLVFSRQNLPIFDRNKFGSASGLRRGAYVLWDSSSSPELIIIATGSEVCIALEAGEKLAQEGKSIRVVSMPSWELFEAQSEAYKNGVLPPNVNKRIAVEAGIRQGWDRFIGQKGEFIGMSGFGASAPGNVLYRKFGITVENVVDMAQKMLGKANE